Proteins encoded in a region of the Bactrocera tryoni isolate S06 chromosome 4, CSIRO_BtryS06_freeze2, whole genome shotgun sequence genome:
- the LOC120773747 gene encoding uncharacterized protein LOC120773747 isoform X1: MMARWLLVNKRTITVVVICVFVLLQSQNGESAPTHHLAVSVEGNTPTLIVTSAEIGITPKITHTMRTTPTHHETETAAEVARVATERSTEMERVGKGNAPKLKGKSQKLQYEKKWQYMLKAKDRSKEKGTSRLDERNPTTAAAIKADHVAPLPRKVDNAAPIAATPRQNTETTKNTITTYKSAHRFQENEPVPADTKENMTVSSTGSLASASVIIADKPAEVGGDVAAHKVSAPVARVSATPGNLPQSTEVTTKPTDNAADNNAGVTAFGGAEATRKTTLAEQVTATPTFFELHDTTAAATTTTPGNGGAKKPISTTTANLPMIAIQIETLPKAITVTTMSPATTTMITETVTSGPAAGSSIKNGAHEVPNTSEATTAVPTTELPITENVGDVSQSGPAMSTSSNVNPTVVTTVIERSFGNVGDNLSPSPHPLISSANQIVKQVAPLLASTPTSTDTANSETSFIFTTTVIPSALAMATTKQVPTMQTIQKVNTDSGIIFIDDVPDNRDDRSHDEEYRTKATLLHDEAVIARHGEIKESARHGGSVKDSGGIIKLIDLEKHDLKSISKTKQFLGSNKSSTSGDDDEDGHDGVKKTRKKQLTDKHYLPVVDMNVSVESLVENITTAGGIKAKQEIQTATTGNIKNENKNYDNRGGNSEVLSTKTPQLDSTLALGDHTGSPTEVSPSFLHHQLVEKPRTTVPILKPVHNGYLGPILMEEKRFTVVQTNKKAQHHHETSIESQLRNGCIVEILAPTSLLEQSTVKPSKVRTFGEAAHKVSTATTTPAPPRAPVAIVSATADHNMPMLSTTVFEVPESMSSTTRLPLSEKSAKQPAIFSTPKDTNNDRTESKISDIQVEVYDSTVDSIVASTNFKDSDGFYALPPETEADLHGGTTKPPVVQQERFTQYVVDRADYATQESSATPQLNIASGKPEPAAIEIHINVSEGIGNESEDLEFSYRQPDYTGSNSKPNTVEELMAKTAKAISMKPLISSIQARHNESSTHENVERGDEILVVEIIDTGDNSTEGTLSAENINPIFTFRSDSESDVELKDIKYITPEVKVKPPQISDELFLADLKKDDSLPKPPLPPPPPPRKPTIDRDSDTIFYISNTEVKVGESLPTTNTNYEQQQQQKQQQQKLRKTRLENQFFPANYLASTHPNAARIDEHLAPQQIRYEEDIILSPVRNTADSLKILRSQGDGAPPLDVTYVGESVMEVEQSSGGGSGSSTTISTAAATSAPSQMPDVIIQPAILPEMSIGVPVIGELPPQIELKEIDFMPDEANQQHSGMYENNMLEDNGNGNGNDVDRLSESSIQYGGDLIDESVGGGGFDGVEGSYPFGNPAALAHNKAHHDADYAHFTVNHGISNLRKDELSVDIAGSGEVMAGLPAAPSLNNLENGELKELIARSGNETFPLPMLANGSYVGLTPVTERMSNATAYSVMEEPNVFEEVFKNHYKLAAGIFVVLLTIILTLSLTGIMWFFYTKFSRSPNASNTNQTNGNVANGKNGGDDGKAQEESTIDTTTLIPKQPVPSSIENLSNGKIVNAISNREQHSLIGEANATKPSITTSCAGKNTCNGASDVTAVATVNEKPDDLLLLAAECYTATPTTTAMPSPLKPRDNNKSKTQANLSNNSVQENFTRPNGSVTKMTLKNNHLIVETEERHDISRVARETKMHYNNSEKDGVFVVEVARGVDSKSMPGSPISEEPRPIYEGMPVAAAATILRTEDEKILRNHEEIQIHQPPPEAMQHQFPNFIEEVTERSLHQIVELEEPALSPNLVRDDATAEEKSNLVHNSNTGLSQSDLSSTSSTDSNKRYSYGNQELYIIESAPYVTASPSSNLPLVRPTAHNVGEDDDHRSENGHSLENSPGAQGNGTTTMANDSAHYNEVSKNEQNKENIFTESNMKASHVSEGLSKANVPEISSDSGQMTPTDPETEVETTATSTEGIVEVVKEEEKPEISLQIETTQSTEQDENVKTDIRTEDTARNDNSNEDLGETCINNNNILECTNQVETINNTEPNTLHQSSDIVVDEEPEEGIQISPKFGEDEESVTNINVAHPSFPQPILSNYGYDSIISLPDPPSNEEIKQLADFAGLENNQLDSLPPPSPPPPPIAADLNDNNTNVDSKAKAVDSSTIDDAHDATPTQLKLKQLLYNNSIETSANEFCQAVVTNGNNHVTTNGNLIGNANSSHTDLNGHEMTNGHDVNLELSPNDESNAAGTVPETPLTPPESPSLASPVHYTNSMSAINGMHGVNRGICGGPMPVAVDVNGS, from the exons ATGATGGCGAGGTGGCTATTGGTGAACAAAAGGACAATAACCGTTGTGGTAATTTGcgtgtttgttttgttgcaaTCGCAAAATGGCGAGAGTGCACCTACGCACCACTTGGCCGTCAGCGTGGAAGGCAACACACCCACGCTCATAGTAACTTCGGCGGAAattggcataacgccaaaaaTTACGCACACTATGAGGACCACACCAACGCATCATGAGACAGAGACAGCCGCAGAAGTTGCGAGGGTGGCGACAGAACGAAGCACCGAAATGGAGCGTGTCGGCAAAGGCAACGCACCAAAGCTGAAGGGGAAATCGCAAAAACTGCAGTATGAAAAGAAGTGGCAATATATGTTGAAGGCGAAGGATAGAAGCAAGGAAAAAGGTACAAGTCGGCTGGATGAACGCAACCCTACCACGGCGGCGGCAATCAAAGCAGATCATGTCGCTCCGTTGCCTCGAAAAGTCGATAATGCAGCTCCAATCGCTGCTACCCCAAGACAAAATACTGAAACtacaaaaaacacaataacaacatatAAAAGTGCACATCGCTTTCAGGAAAATGAGCCAGTTCCGGCTGATACCAAGGAAAACATGACAGTGTCAAGCACCGGCTCATTGGCCTCGGCGAGCGTCATCATTGCCGATAAGCCAGCAGAAGTTGGCGGCGATGTCGCCGCACACAAGGTAAGTGCACCAGTCGCCAGAGTGTCTGCAACACCTGGCAACCTGCCACAATCAACTGAGGTGACAACAAAGCCAACCGACAACGCGGCTGATAACAATGCGGGCGTAACGGCATTCGGTGGTGCTGAGGCGACACGAAAAACTACTCTGGCAGAACAAGTGACTGCCACACCGACATTCTTCGAGTTACATGACACCACAGCCgccgctacaacaactacaCCGGGGAATGGAGGAGCAAAAAAGCCAATCTCGACGACAACAGCGAATCTGCCGATGATTGCAATCCAAATTGAAACGCTGCCAAAGGCGATAACGGTAACGACTATGTCgccagctacaacaacaatgattaCTGAAACAGTAACCAGCGGACCTGCTGCCGGCAGTAGCATTAAAAATGGCGCTCACGAAGTACCAAATACAAGtgaagcaacaacagcagtacCAACCACCGAACTTCCAATAACTGAAAATGTTGGCGATGTCAGTCAAAGTGGTCCGGCAATGTCAACATCATCCAACGTTAACCCCACTGTCGTCACTACAGTAATTGAAAGGAGTTTCGGGAACGTCGGCGACAATCTTTCACCATCGCCCCACCCACTCATAAGCAGCGCAAACCAAATAGTGAAACAAGTCGCGCCATTACTTGCCAGCACACCAACAAGCACCGATACTGCGAATAGCGAAACCTCCTTCATATTCACTACAACAGTGATACCATCCGCACTAGCCATGGCTACAACGAAACAAGTGCCAACAATGCAAACAATACAAAAGGTGAACACCGATAGTGGCATAATATTTATTGATGATGTGCCTGATAACCGCGACGACAGAAGCCATGATGAGGAATATAGGACGAAGGCAACGTTATTGCACGATGAAGCCGTTATTGCTAGACATGGAGAAATTAAGGAATCAGCAAGACATGGCGGTAGTGTAAAGGATAGTGGGGGCATTATAAAACTTATTGACTTGGAAAAACATGATTTAAAATCGATTTCGAAGACAAAACAATTCCTTGGTAGCAACAAAAGTAGCACATCAGGCGACGACGACGAAGACGGTCATGATGGTGTGAAGAAAACAAGGAAAAAGCAACTCACGGATAAGCATTACTTACCGGTTGTTGATATGAATGTGAGCGTTGAATCGCTTGTCGAAAATATTACGACCGCTGGTGGTATAAAAGCAAAACAGGAAATACAAACAGCCACAACGGGTAATATTaagaacgaaaacaaaaactatgACAACCGCGGTGGAAATAGCGAGGTGTTATCGACAAAAACGCCACAGCTGGATTCTACACTGGCGCTTGGAGACCATACTGGCAGCCCTACTGAAGTCTCACCGTCCTTCTTACACCACCAACTAGTCGAAAAACCTAGGACAACTGTACCTATTCTGAAGCCAGTACACAATGGTTACTTAGGACCTATTTTAATGGAAGAGAAACGCTTCACTGTTGTACAGACTAATAAGAAAGCTCAGCATCATCACGAGACCTCAATAGAATCACAGCTACGTAATGGTTGCATTGTAGAAATACTTGCGCCGACCTCGCTGCTGGAGCAGTCCACAGTAAAGCCTTCAAAAGTGAGAACATTTGGCGAAGCAGCACATAAAGTATCAACAGCTACCACAACCCCAGCACCGCCTCGAGCGCCAGTCGCCATTGTGTCTGCCACTGCGGATCACAACATGCCAATGCTTTCGACGACCGTTTTTGAAGTTCCCGAATCTATGAGCAGCACTACGCGATTGCCATTGAGTGAGAAATCTGCAAAACAACCCGCAATCTTCAGTACCCCAAAGGACACAAACAACGACCGCACGGAATCAAAAATATCCGACATTCAAGTGGAAGTGTATGACTCGACCGTGGATTCTATAGTGGCATCTACAAATTTCAAAGATAGTGACGGCTTTTATGCTCTGCCACCGGAAACTGAGGCGGACTTGCACGGTGGCACCACCAAGCCCCCAGTTGTGCAGCAAGAGCGCTTTACTCAATATGTTGTTGATCGAGCTGATTACGCTACACAGGAGTCCAGTGCCACGCCTCAACTGAACATAGCATCCGGAAAACCTGAGCCAGCCGCTATCGAGATACATATTAATGTATCCGAGGGTATTGGAAATGAAAGTGAAGATCTGGAATTTTCATATCGACAGCCGGATTACACGGGTAGCAACTCAAAACCGAACACAGTGGAGGAACTGATGGCGAAAACTGCAAAGGCCATATCGATGAAGCCACTTATTTCCAGCATTCAGGCTCGACATAATGAGTCCAGCACTCATGAAAATGTTGAACGTGGCGATGAGATTTTAGTGGTGGAGATAATCGATACGGGTGACAACAGCACGGAAGGTACTTTGAGTGCAGAGAATATTAATCCGATATTCACATTTCGCTCCGACTCTGAGTCTGACGTAGAGTTGAAAGATATAAAATACATAACACCCGAAGTAAAAGTGAAACCCCCACAAATATCCGATGAGTTATTCTTAGCAGACTTGAAAAAGGATGATTCGTTGCCCAAGCCGCCACTGCCACCACCTCCGCCACCACGTAAGCCGACCATAGATCGCGATTCGGacactattttttatatttccaataCTGAGGTAAAAGTTGGCGAATCTCTTCCCAccacaaatacaaattatgaacagcagcaacaacaaaaacagcagcaacagaagTTACGAAAGACAAGACTAGAGAACCAGTTCTTTCCAGCAAACTATTTAGCAAGTACTCATCCGAATGCAGCTAGAATTGATGAACATCTAGCGCCCCAACAAATACGCTATGAAGAAGACATCATTCTATCACCTGTACGTAATACCGCCGATTCACTGAAGATTTTACGTAGCCAAGGCGACGGCGCACCTCCATTGGACGTCACGTATGTTGGTGAATCCGTAATGGAAGTGGAGCAATCCTCAGGCGGCGGCTCCGGCTCCAGCACTACTATCTCAACAGCCGCTGCCACCTCTGCGCCTTCGCAGATGCCAGACGTAATCATACAGCCTGCCATTTTGCCAGAAATGTCGATTGGCGTGCCGGTGATAGGTGAGTTGCCGCCGCAAATTGAACTCAAGGAAATCGATTTCATGCCCGACGAAGCAAACCAGCAGCATTCAGGCATGTATGAGAACAACATGCTGGAGGATAATGGCAATGGGAATGGCAATGACGTTGATAGACTCTCCGAGTCCTCCATACAGTACGGCGGCGATCTGATAGATGAGAGTGTTGGTGGCGGCGGCTTTGATGGAGTCGAAGGCTCGTACCCATTCGGCAATCCGGCGGCCTTGGCTCACAATAAAGCACACCATGACGCAGACTATGCGCACTTCACGGTGAATCATGGCATAAGTAATTTGCGGAAGGATGAGTTGAGCGTGGATATAGCGGGCTCCGGTGAAGTAATGGCTGGCCTACCTGCTGCACCGTCACTCAATAATCTGGAGAATGGTGAACTAAAGGAGCTGATAGCTCGAAGCGGCAATGAGACGTTCCCCCTACCAATGCTTGCGAACGGTAGTTATGTTGGATTAACGCCAGTTACGGAGCGTATGAGTAATGCCACCGCTTACTCAGTGATGGAGGAACCAAATGTATTCGAAGAAG tatttaaaaaccactataagcTAGCTGCTGGAATCTTTGTTGTGCTGTTGACAATCATTTTGACTCTATCTTTAACGGGCATTATGTG GTTCTTCTATACAAAGTTTTCTCGTTCACCGAATGCTTCCAACACCAATCAAACCAATGGAAATGTAGCAAATGGAAAAAATGGTGGTGACGACGGAAAAGCACAAGAAGAG TCCACAATCGACACTACGACCTTAATACCGAAACAACCGGTGCCGTCCTCCATCGAAAACCTCAGTAATGGAAAGATCGTCAATGCGATATCCAATAGAGAACAACATTCGTTAATAGGCGAAGCCAATGCCACCAAACCGTCCATCACGACCAGTTGTGCCGGAAAAAATACGTGTAATGGTGCAAGCGACGTCACTGCCGTCGCCACTGTCAATGAGAAACCAGATGACCTGTTGCTGTTGGCGGCTGAATGCTACACTGCAACACCAACTACAACCGCAATGCCATCACCTTTAAAGCCCAGGGATAACAATAAGTCGAAAACTCAGGCCAATCTATCAAACAACTCCGTCCAAGAGAACTTTACACGTCCTAATGGCTCTGTCACGAAGATGACTTTGAAAAACAATCACCTGATCGTTGAGACTGAAGAGCGACAC GACATTTCACGGGTTGCCCGAGAAACCAAAATGCATTATAATAACTCCGAGAAGGATGGTGTTTTCGTCGTTGAAGTTGCACGGGGCGTCGACTCCAAAAGCATGCCCGGCAGCCCTATCAGCGAAGAGCCCCGTCCAATCTATGAAGGAATGCCGGTAGCTGCAGCCGCAACCATTCTGCGAACAGAGGATGAAAAGATATTGCGGAATCATGAGGAGATACAAATCCACCAACCTCCACCAGAGGCTATGCAACAtcaatttccaaattttatagAGGAAGTTACCGAACGTAGTTTGCATCAGATCGTGGAATTGGAAGAGCCGGCTCTATCACCAAACTTGGTAAGAGATGATGCAACTGCAGAAGAGAAATCTAACCTCGTACACAATTCCAATACCGGTTTGTCCCAATCCGATTTGAGCTCTACATCGTCCACTGACTCCAACAAACGCTATTCATATGGCAACCAAGAGCTCTACATCATTGAATCAGCACCATATGTGACCGCGTCACCATCCTCGAATTTGCCACTCGTACGTCCAACCGCTCACAATGTGGGCGAGGATGATGACCATAGGTCAGAAAATGGACATAGTTTAGAGAATTCTCCCGGTGCGCAAGGAAATGGCACTACTACGATGGCCAATGACAGCGCCCACTATAATGAAGTGTCCAAAAatgagcaaaataaagaaaacatatttacGGAGAGTAATATGAAAGCATCTCATGTGAGTGAAGGCCTGTCGAAGGCTAATGTACCCGAGATTTCGTCGGATAGCGGACAGATGACGCCAACAGACCCAGAAACAGAGGTAGAGACTACCGCTACTAGCACAGAAGGGATTGTTGAAGTAGTAAAGGAAGAGGAAAAACCAgaaatcagccttcaaattgAAACTACGCAGTCTACCGAACAGGACGAAAATGTAAAAACAGATATTCGCACAGAAGACACAGCAAGAAATGATAACTCAAATGAGGACTTAGGTGAGACTtgtattaacaacaacaatatattagAGTGTACGAACCAGGTGGAAACCATAAATAACACCGAGCCCAACACACTACATCAAAGCTCCGATATTGTTGTGGATGAAGAACCTGAAGAAGGTATACAGATTTCgcccaaatttggtgaagatgaAGAAAGCGTAACGAATATTAATGTAGCTCATCCCTCATTTCCACAACCAATACTTTCCAATTATGGCTACGATAGTATCATTAGCTTACCTGATCCACCATCCAACGAGGAGATAAAGCAATTAGCCGACTTCGCCGGCTTAGAGAATAATCAATTAGACTCTTTGCCACCACCGtcaccaccaccgccaccaaTTGCCGCTGATTTAAATGACAACAACACGAACGTAGACAGTAAGGCAAAAGCCGTCGACTCATCTACCATCGACGACGCACACGACGCCACTCCGACTCAGTTGAAATTGAAACAACTTTTATACAACAACTCCATAGAAACATCAGCAAACGAGTTTTGTCAAGCGGTAGTGACAAACGGTAACAACCACGTCACAACCAACGGCAATCTCATAGGTAACGCAAATTCTTCTCATACCGACTTGAACGGCCACGAAATGACTAACGGGCATGATGTCAATTTGGAGCTGAGTCCCAACGACGAAAGCAATGCAGCTGGCACGGTGCCAGAAACTCCACTCACTCCACCGGAATCACCATCACTCGCCTCACCCGTACACTACACGAACAGCATGAGTGCAATTAATGGCATGCACGGGGTTAACAGGGGCATTTGTGGCGGGCCAATGCCTGTTGCCGTAGACGTCAATGGTAGTTAA